Proteins found in one Halobaculum sp. MBLA0147 genomic segment:
- a CDS encoding branched-chain amino acid ABC transporter permease: protein MTSDASDGVATDGGTAADEQSPLAAVWEEDLVKIGVLLAGIYLAYLLVGVLLDYGVRGQLNSVATLTFYVALFALLSLALNLHWGYTGLFNIGIVGFMAVGIYVMAVVSKAPATEAAAGSVGGLGLPLWVGVIAGTVAAGLLGLVVALPALRLRADYLAIVTVATSEMVRFTFLSGTFERFEVGDLVIGFGGGSGLLLDFGSPVEALFDALFLSAVHDAFVGLVGAVIENNPRPVANSLLYGGLLLVAVAVYYLVLTRLGNSPFGRVLKAIREDEDAANALGKDTNAFKTKAFVVGCALMGLGGILWYMTSGAITPNTYRPRLTFFIWIALIIGGAGSNTGSVMGGALFAAVLFQGPRFLQSVVANFVEVEAPSSFGQALAPISASGDLVPLGFYVLDSVRQLQLIVMGLVLIFLMHRRPEGLLGHRKEPAAGVRLDRRGGDSAYTDGGETDE from the coding sequence ATGACGAGCGACGCGTCCGACGGCGTCGCGACCGACGGTGGGACCGCGGCCGACGAGCAGAGCCCGCTCGCGGCGGTGTGGGAGGAGGATCTCGTGAAGATCGGCGTCTTGCTCGCCGGGATCTACCTCGCGTACCTGCTCGTCGGGGTCCTGCTCGACTACGGCGTCCGGGGGCAGTTGAACTCCGTCGCGACGTTGACGTTCTACGTCGCGCTGTTCGCGCTGCTCTCGCTGGCGCTGAACCTCCACTGGGGGTACACGGGGCTGTTCAACATCGGCATCGTCGGCTTCATGGCGGTCGGGATCTACGTGATGGCGGTCGTCTCGAAGGCACCGGCGACGGAGGCCGCCGCGGGCAGCGTCGGCGGGCTCGGGCTCCCGCTGTGGGTCGGGGTGATCGCCGGCACGGTCGCCGCCGGGCTGCTCGGGTTGGTCGTCGCGCTCCCGGCGTTGCGTCTCCGGGCGGACTACCTCGCCATCGTCACGGTGGCGACCAGCGAGATGGTGCGGTTCACGTTCCTCTCGGGCACCTTCGAGCGGTTCGAGGTCGGGGACCTCGTGATCGGGTTCGGCGGCGGCTCCGGCCTCCTCTTGGACTTCGGTAGCCCGGTGGAGGCGCTGTTCGACGCGTTGTTCCTGTCGGCGGTCCACGACGCGTTCGTCGGGCTCGTCGGCGCGGTCATCGAGAACAACCCCCGGCCGGTTGCGAACAGTCTGTTGTACGGTGGGCTGTTGCTCGTCGCCGTCGCGGTCTACTACCTAGTGTTGACGCGGCTCGGCAACTCCCCGTTCGGCCGGGTGCTGAAGGCGATCCGCGAGGACGAGGACGCGGCGAACGCGCTCGGGAAGGACACGAACGCGTTCAAGACGAAGGCGTTCGTCGTCGGCTGTGCGCTGATGGGGTTGGGTGGGATCCTCTGGTACATGACCAGCGGGGCGATCACGCCCAACACCTACCGGCCGCGGCTGACGTTCTTCATCTGGATCGCGCTGATCATCGGTGGGGCCGGTTCGAACACCGGCAGCGTGATGGGTGGGGCGCTGTTCGCCGCCGTGTTGTTCCAGGGGCCGCGGTTCCTCCAGAGTGTCGTCGCGAACTTCGTCGAGGTGGAGGCGCCGTCCAGCTTCGGCCAGGCGCTGGCGCCCATCTCCGCGAGCGGGGACCTGGTGCCGCTGGGGTTCTACGTGCTCGACAGTGTCCGCCAGCTCCAGTTGATCGTGATGGGGCTCGTGTTGATCTTCCTGATGCACCGGCGCCCGGAGGGACTGCTCGGCCACCGGAAAGAGCCGGCGGCCGGCGTCCGACTCGACCGCCGCGGCGGAGACAGTGCCTACACCGACGGGGGTGAGACGGATGAGTGA
- a CDS encoding branched-chain amino acid ABC transporter permease: MRGLVIGLAGIGLSMTYSILNFANFAHGDYITAGAFSGWATTYLVAGGFGSSANVGSLLLVGAGGSVFGGALGISATQTPLAVVAGMLVAGVGTIALSLVVDRLVFEPVRDRSGITLLITSIGVAFALRYGIQFVFGPAKRGTTAAGAVPTASIPFVDGTLRVTAHDAALTLVGGGLMLGVHLLLQRTRLGKAMRAMADNEDLARITGIPTERVVRFTWIIGGGLTGVAGYMFVLWKGTLGWFDGWILLLLIFAAVILGGIGSIYGAIVGGLVIGLTASLSVLWIPSSFSRAAAFLVMILILIVKPTGLFSGRSTA; this comes from the coding sequence ATGCGGGGGCTGGTGATCGGCCTCGCCGGGATCGGCCTCTCGATGACGTACAGTATCCTCAACTTCGCGAACTTCGCACACGGCGACTACATCACTGCGGGTGCCTTCTCCGGGTGGGCGACCACCTACCTCGTCGCGGGCGGCTTCGGCTCCTCGGCCAACGTCGGGTCGTTGCTGTTGGTCGGCGCCGGTGGCTCCGTCTTCGGGGGCGCACTCGGGATCAGTGCCACCCAGACGCCGCTGGCGGTCGTCGCCGGGATGCTCGTCGCCGGTGTCGGGACGATCGCACTCTCGCTGGTGGTCGACCGCCTCGTGTTCGAGCCGGTGCGTGACCGCTCGGGGATCACGCTGTTGATCACGAGCATCGGCGTCGCGTTCGCGCTCCGGTACGGCATCCAGTTCGTGTTCGGCCCGGCCAAGCGCGGGACGACGGCGGCCGGCGCCGTGCCGACCGCGTCGATCCCGTTCGTCGACGGGACGCTGCGCGTCACCGCACACGACGCCGCGTTGACGCTGGTCGGTGGTGGACTGATGCTCGGCGTCCACCTGCTGCTCCAGCGGACCAGACTCGGGAAGGCGATGCGTGCGATGGCCGACAACGAGGACCTCGCCCGCATCACCGGCATCCCGACCGAACGGGTCGTCCGGTTCACCTGGATCATCGGCGGCGGACTGACGGGCGTCGCCGGCTACATGTTCGTGCTCTGGAAGGGGACGCTCGGCTGGTTCGACGGGTGGATCCTGCTGTTGCTCATCTTCGCGGCGGTGATCCTCGGCGGGATCGGCTCGATCTACGGCGCCATCGTCGGCGGCCTCGTCATCGGGTTGACGGCGTCGCTGTCGGTGCTGTGGATTCCCTCGAGCTTCTCGCGGGCCGCCGCCTTCCTCGTGATGATCCTCATCCTGATCGTCAAACCGACGGGGCTGTTCTCCGGGAGGTCGACGGCATGA
- a CDS encoding DUF2062 domain-containing protein yields MTPALPTVRSRLAALWERVSTVRERPGAARERLAAGLERAVVGDHTTVEVAATFALGTVVVALPTAGGAIPLFAAVAYLSERASKLALAATLAVFNPPVKWAIYGGSYWIGERLLGPVPGARPTPETLRSLDPALGTDVLVRQLLGNVVLAVALAVVGYVVVYAAVDWYRRRRVEG; encoded by the coding sequence ATGACGCCCGCGCTCCCGACGGTCAGGTCACGGCTCGCCGCGCTGTGGGAGCGGGTGAGCACCGTCCGCGAGCGGCCGGGGGCGGCCCGCGAGCGACTCGCCGCGGGACTGGAACGGGCCGTCGTCGGCGACCACACCACCGTCGAGGTGGCGGCGACGTTCGCGCTCGGGACGGTCGTCGTCGCCTTGCCCACGGCCGGCGGCGCGATCCCCCTGTTCGCGGCCGTGGCGTACCTCTCCGAGCGCGCGAGCAAACTCGCCCTGGCGGCGACACTGGCCGTGTTCAACCCCCCGGTGAAGTGGGCGATCTACGGGGGGAGCTACTGGATCGGCGAGCGCCTGCTCGGCCCGGTGCCGGGGGCGCGGCCGACACCCGAGACGCTGCGCTCGCTCGACCCGGCGCTGGGGACGGACGTGCTCGTCCGCCAACTGCTCGGCAACGTCGTCCTGGCGGTCGCCCTCGCGGTCGTCGGCTACGTCGTCGTCTACGCCGCCGTCGACTGGTACCGACGGCGACGCGTCGAGGGGTAG
- a CDS encoding methylmalonyl-CoA mutase, giving the protein MYDEDDLASIRESREEWETETRDPVLDRHGERKDRFATVSNLEVDRLYGPEDVADVDFEEDIGFPGEEPYTRGPYPTMYRGRTWTMRQFAGFGTAEETNERFHYLTDNGQTGLSTAFDMPTLMGKDSDDPLADGEVGKEGVAVDTLRDMEILFDGIDLDEVSTSFTINPSAPVIYAMYIALADQQGVDRDQLRGTMQNDMLKEFIAQKEWVIPPEPSLDIVTDTVEFAVEETPKLYPISISGYHIREAGSTAIQELAFTLADGFAYVEDALDRGLDVDEFAPQLSFFFNSHNSIFEEVAKFRAARRIYQRVMGEWYDAEKPESKRLKFHTQTAGQSLTAQQPLNNIVRVTIQALAGVLGGTQSLHTNSFDEALALPSEKAVRVALRTQQIIAEESGAADSVDPLAGSFMVESLTDEVEEKAMAYIEEIKEMGDGSVRDGVLTGINEGYFHREIQESSYEYQERVDAGEEVVVGVNQYEIEEDTEPDLLSVDEEVQDRQLERLESVKEERDDEEVRAALAALDDALDTDENVMPYIVDAVKAYATMGEIMDVFERQYGSYRETVGLAS; this is encoded by the coding sequence ATGTACGACGAGGACGACCTCGCGTCGATCCGCGAGTCCCGCGAGGAGTGGGAGACGGAGACGCGCGACCCGGTGTTGGACCGCCACGGCGAACGGAAAGACCGGTTCGCGACCGTCTCGAACCTCGAAGTCGACCGCCTGTACGGCCCCGAGGACGTGGCCGACGTCGACTTCGAGGAGGACATCGGGTTCCCCGGCGAGGAGCCGTACACGCGCGGCCCGTACCCGACGATGTACCGCGGCCGGACGTGGACGATGCGACAGTTCGCCGGGTTCGGTACCGCAGAGGAGACCAACGAGCGGTTCCACTACCTCACCGACAACGGCCAGACGGGGCTCTCGACGGCGTTCGACATGCCGACGCTGATGGGGAAAGACTCCGACGACCCGCTCGCGGACGGGGAAGTCGGCAAGGAGGGCGTCGCCGTCGACACGCTGCGTGACATGGAGATCCTCTTCGACGGGATCGACTTGGACGAGGTGTCGACCTCCTTCACGATCAACCCGAGTGCGCCGGTGATCTACGCGATGTACATCGCCCTCGCCGACCAGCAGGGGGTCGACCGCGACCAGCTCCGCGGCACCATGCAAAACGACATGCTCAAGGAGTTCATCGCGCAGAAGGAGTGGGTGATCCCCCCGGAGCCGTCGCTGGACATCGTCACGGACACCGTCGAGTTCGCGGTCGAGGAGACGCCGAAGCTGTACCCCATCTCCATCTCCGGGTACCACATCCGCGAGGCCGGCTCGACGGCGATCCAGGAACTCGCCTTCACACTGGCGGACGGGTTCGCGTACGTCGAGGACGCGCTCGACCGCGGGCTCGACGTCGACGAGTTCGCGCCACAGCTGTCCTTCTTCTTCAACTCGCACAACTCCATCTTCGAGGAGGTGGCGAAGTTCCGGGCGGCACGACGGATCTACCAGCGCGTGATGGGCGAGTGGTACGACGCCGAGAAGCCGGAGTCCAAGCGGCTGAAGTTCCACACCCAGACAGCGGGGCAGTCGCTGACGGCCCAACAGCCGCTGAACAACATCGTCCGGGTGACGATCCAGGCGTTGGCGGGCGTGCTGGGCGGTACCCAGAGTCTCCACACGAACTCCTTCGACGAGGCGCTGGCGCTCCCCTCGGAGAAGGCCGTCCGCGTCGCGTTGCGTACCCAGCAGATCATCGCCGAAGAGTCCGGCGCGGCCGACTCCGTCGACCCGCTGGCGGGCTCGTTCATGGTGGAGAGCCTCACCGACGAGGTCGAGGAGAAGGCGATGGCGTACATCGAGGAGATCAAGGAGATGGGCGACGGCTCCGTCCGCGACGGCGTGTTGACCGGGATCAACGAGGGGTACTTCCACCGCGAGATCCAGGAGTCCAGCTACGAGTACCAGGAGCGTGTCGACGCGGGCGAGGAGGTCGTCGTCGGCGTCAACCAGTACGAGATCGAGGAGGACACGGAGCCGGACCTGCTGTCCGTCGACGAGGAGGTCCAAGACCGGCAACTGGAGCGGCTCGAATCCGTCAAAGAGGAGCGCGACGACGAGGAGGTGCGGGCGGCACTGGCGGCGTTGGACGACGCCCTGGACACCGACGAGAACGTGATGCCGTACATCGTCGACGCGGTGAAGGCGTACGCGACGATGGGCGAGATCATGGACGTGTTCGAGCGGCAGTACGGCTCCTACCGGGAGACGGTCGGACTGGCATCGTGA
- a CDS encoding HAD family hydrolase: MHLVVDYGGVVVHHDDPHEQAAQILGVDPETEMRRVALPYFAYQRGFLQSTAEYLDLLETVTGASPAACREYLDERWLDPELPDVHADVLRDLAADHTLLLFGNAVQPWVETVLTDHGVREWFDELVVSSAIQRAKPHPRGYVACLSEADTDRPVAMISDEYDEDLLMAETVGMRSVWVERDGVEPFREPDYRVDGLAGFPAVVAEMTE; this comes from the coding sequence GTGCACCTCGTCGTCGACTACGGCGGTGTCGTCGTCCACCACGACGACCCCCACGAGCAGGCCGCGCAGATACTCGGCGTCGACCCCGAGACGGAGATGCGCCGCGTCGCGCTGCCGTACTTCGCGTACCAGCGTGGCTTCCTCCAGAGTACCGCGGAGTACCTCGATCTCCTCGAGACGGTGACGGGTGCCTCGCCCGCCGCGTGCCGGGAGTACCTCGACGAGCGGTGGCTCGACCCAGAGCTACCGGACGTACACGCCGACGTCCTCCGTGACCTCGCCGCCGATCACACCCTGCTCCTGTTCGGGAACGCGGTCCAGCCGTGGGTAGAGACGGTGTTGACCGACCACGGCGTGCGCGAGTGGTTCGACGAGCTGGTCGTCTCCTCCGCGATCCAGCGAGCGAAGCCACACCCGCGCGGCTACGTCGCGTGTCTCTCGGAGGCCGACACTGACCGACCGGTCGCGATGATCAGCGACGAGTACGACGAGGACCTGCTGATGGCCGAGACCGTCGGGATGCGGTCCGTGTGGGTCGAACGGGACGGCGTGGAGCCGTTTCGAGAACCGGACTACCGCGTGGACGGACTCGCCGGGTTCCCGGCCGTAGTCGCGGAGATGACCGAGTGA
- a CDS encoding ABC transporter ATP-binding protein translates to MSEEPVVRAAGVRKTYGDTVALDGVSVEVAAGEVFGLVGPNGAGKTTLVRALTGTTRVEGTVSVFGTPPAESDRSRIGLLPQEFAPAGRLTVRELLAYYAGLYDESRAVADVLADVGLTDAADTWYEDLSGGQKRRACVGAALVNDPDLLFLDEPTTGIDPAGRRAVWGLVESLADAGTAVVLTSHSMTEIERLSDRVGLLREGRLVAVGPPAELVADHAGPPRLVIGVRDREETDLTPGADTDRAPGDDAPDAVATDTAASDTTATDTAPTDPAAEALRAADFAVAVGDGEVAVEGVGPDEIAAIVDTLEAASVDYESLTWAEPGLEDAYLRLTGETFAGLSRPGASAVAATGVDAAEGDPAANDTSDERGDVAGGGDDAAEEVDA, encoded by the coding sequence ATGAGCGAGGAGCCGGTCGTCCGCGCCGCGGGGGTGCGGAAGACCTACGGCGACACGGTGGCACTCGACGGCGTCTCCGTCGAGGTGGCCGCGGGCGAGGTGTTCGGCCTGGTCGGCCCCAACGGCGCCGGGAAGACGACACTCGTCCGGGCGCTGACGGGGACGACGCGCGTCGAGGGGACGGTGTCGGTGTTCGGCACGCCGCCGGCCGAGAGCGACCGCTCGCGGATCGGCCTGCTCCCACAGGAGTTCGCCCCCGCGGGGCGACTCACGGTCCGCGAGCTGCTCGCCTACTACGCCGGCCTGTACGACGAGTCGCGCGCCGTCGCGGACGTGCTCGCCGACGTGGGGCTGACGGACGCCGCCGACACCTGGTACGAGGACCTCTCCGGGGGCCAGAAGCGCCGCGCATGTGTCGGTGCGGCCCTGGTCAACGACCCGGACCTGCTGTTCTTGGACGAGCCGACGACCGGGATCGACCCGGCGGGCCGTCGCGCCGTCTGGGGGTTGGTGGAGTCGCTCGCAGACGCCGGCACCGCCGTCGTGTTGACGAGCCACTCGATGACGGAGATCGAACGACTCAGCGACCGCGTCGGACTGCTCCGGGAGGGGCGACTCGTCGCCGTCGGCCCGCCGGCGGAGTTGGTGGCCGACCACGCCGGGCCGCCGCGACTCGTGATCGGCGTCCGTGACCGCGAGGAGACCGACCTCACTCCCGGTGCAGACACCGACCGCGCTCCCGGCGACGACGCGCCCGACGCCGTCGCGACCGACACGGCCGCGTCCGACACGACTGCGACCGACACGGCACCGACCGACCCGGCCGCGGAGGCACTCCGGGCGGCCGACTTCGCGGTCGCCGTCGGCGACGGCGAGGTCGCCGTCGAGGGTGTCGGTCCGGACGAGATTGCGGCGATCGTGGACACGCTCGAGGCGGCGAGTGTCGACTACGAGTCGCTGACGTGGGCCGAACCGGGGTTGGAGGACGCCTACCTCCGGCTCACCGGCGAGACGTTCGCGGGACTGTCCCGTCCCGGCGCGAGCGCGGTCGCCGCGACGGGTGTCGACGCTGCCGAGGGTGACCCCGCCGCCAACGACACGTCAGACGAGCGTGGCGACGTGGCGGGTGGCGGTGACGACGCGGCCGAGGAGGTGGACGCGTGA
- a CDS encoding ABC transporter ATP-binding protein — MSDDVDVTAETAANEPTSAGRADAESTSAGRADTGAATDGETAVDEPSTTGGESTTADDGSATAGSEAAESTESRGAGAPGGTAATSDDLVGGEAAPDADDVPLRVDGLRKEFGGITAVDDATFQVEAGTLTGLIGPNGAGKSTTFNCITGVHEPTAGTVTFRGEDITGLAPHTVAQRGLVRTFQIAREFSEMTVLENLMLAPGGQRGESLWRSVLPFVRDSVVDQESEVLERCWETLEFFEIDHLAHEYAGNLSGGQRKLLELSRALLTDPDVMLLDEPFAGVNPSLEERLLEHVHDLREQGYTFLIVEHDMDLIMENCEHVIVMHQGSVLTEGSPEAVKSNEDVIEAYLGGDV; from the coding sequence ATGAGTGACGACGTGGACGTGACCGCCGAGACGGCCGCGAACGAGCCGACGAGCGCCGGGCGTGCAGACGCCGAGTCGACGAGCGCCGGGCGTGCAGACACCGGAGCGGCCACGGACGGCGAGACGGCGGTGGACGAGCCGTCGACGACCGGCGGCGAGTCGACGACCGCCGACGACGGGTCGGCGACTGCGGGATCGGAGGCGGCGGAGTCGACGGAGAGTCGTGGTGCCGGCGCACCCGGCGGGACGGCGGCGACGTCGGACGACCTCGTCGGCGGGGAGGCGGCACCGGACGCCGACGACGTGCCGCTGCGTGTCGACGGGCTCCGCAAGGAGTTCGGCGGGATCACGGCGGTCGACGACGCCACGTTCCAGGTGGAGGCCGGGACGCTCACGGGGTTGATCGGTCCGAACGGCGCCGGCAAGTCGACGACGTTCAACTGTATCACCGGCGTCCACGAGCCGACCGCGGGGACGGTCACCTTCCGCGGGGAGGACATCACCGGCTTGGCGCCCCACACCGTCGCCCAGCGCGGGCTGGTGCGGACGTTCCAGATCGCCCGCGAGTTCTCCGAGATGACCGTGTTGGAGAACCTGATGCTCGCGCCGGGCGGGCAACGCGGGGAGTCGCTGTGGCGCAGCGTGTTGCCGTTCGTCCGGGACTCCGTCGTCGACCAGGAGTCGGAGGTGTTGGAACGCTGCTGGGAGACGCTGGAGTTCTTCGAGATCGACCACCTCGCTCACGAGTACGCGGGGAACCTCTCGGGCGGGCAACGGAAGCTGTTGGAGCTGTCGCGGGCGCTGTTGACGGACCCGGACGTGATGCTGTTGGACGAGCCGTTCGCGGGCGTGAACCCATCGCTGGAGGAGCGACTGTTGGAACACGTCCACGACCTCCGCGAGCAGGGGTACACGTTCCTCATCGTGGAACACGACATGGACCTGATCATGGAGAACTGTGAACACGTGATCGTGATGCACCAGGGATCGGTGCTGACGGAGGGGAGTCCCGAGGCCGTGAAGTCGAACGAGGACGTGATCGAGGCGTACCTCGGAGGTGACGTGTGA
- a CDS encoding ABC transporter ATP-binding protein: MDTWEDALLQVRSLDAGYGDLQILSDVDMDVRDGEYVTIVGPNGAGKSTVMKSVFGLTSHMGGTVTFDGTDITGMNPEEIIYEGLGYVPQNDNVFGALTVRENLEMGAYILDETPQDALDEVFARFPILEERQDQKAGTMSGGQQQMLAMGRALMLSPEMLLLDEPSAGLAPDLVEEMFDKVDEINDTGTAILMVEQNAKEALRRCDRGYVLVSGENRYEDDGDALLADETVRQDFLGG, from the coding sequence ATCGACACGTGGGAGGACGCCCTGTTGCAGGTGCGCTCGCTCGACGCCGGCTACGGCGACCTCCAGATCCTCTCGGACGTCGACATGGACGTTCGCGACGGGGAGTACGTCACCATCGTCGGCCCGAACGGCGCCGGCAAGTCGACGGTGATGAAGTCCGTCTTCGGGTTGACGAGTCACATGGGTGGCACCGTCACCTTCGACGGGACGGACATCACCGGGATGAACCCCGAGGAGATCATCTACGAGGGACTCGGCTACGTTCCGCAGAACGACAACGTGTTCGGCGCGTTGACCGTCCGCGAGAACCTCGAGATGGGTGCGTACATCCTCGACGAGACGCCACAGGACGCGTTGGACGAGGTGTTCGCCCGCTTCCCCATCCTGGAGGAACGGCAAGACCAGAAGGCGGGGACGATGAGCGGGGGTCAACAGCAGATGCTCGCGATGGGGCGGGCGCTGATGTTGTCCCCGGAGATGCTCCTCCTCGACGAGCCGTCCGCCGGGCTGGCGCCGGACCTGGTCGAGGAGATGTTCGACAAGGTCGACGAGATCAACGACACCGGGACGGCGATCCTGATGGTCGAGCAGAACGCCAAGGAGGCGCTCCGGCGGTGTGACCGCGGCTACGTGCTCGTGAGCGGGGAGAACCGCTACGAGGACGACGGCGACGCGCTGCTGGCCGACGAGACGGTCCGGCAGGACTTCCTCGGCGGGTGA
- a CDS encoding ABC transporter permease, with the protein MTRVGRVRAEATAAARSFLRRKTAVFFTFFFPVILVVVFGALVRTQPGGGGLFAAPASYYVPGYLATVVLFTPLSRVGSEIARHRDDHRFEKLATTPLSRGEWLAAHTLVNLGVIGAASLLILLLVVSLTGAGVPLTVETLLLVPFVALAVVLFCGFGAILGRVADSQDGVIAASNTIALPLLFLSDTFLTPSLLPDWFGTVEYLSPLTYFARGVRTLTFDPAGTTLSTPPLGTVGNLAVLAALAVVFFAVGAVAVPRTE; encoded by the coding sequence GTGACCCGCGTCGGACGGGTGCGTGCGGAGGCGACGGCTGCAGCGCGGTCCTTCCTCCGGCGGAAGACCGCCGTGTTCTTCACCTTCTTCTTCCCGGTGATCCTCGTCGTCGTCTTCGGGGCACTGGTCCGGACCCAGCCCGGCGGTGGCGGGCTGTTCGCCGCGCCGGCGTCGTACTACGTCCCGGGCTACCTCGCGACGGTGGTGTTGTTCACGCCGCTGTCGCGGGTCGGCTCCGAGATCGCGCGCCACCGCGACGACCACCGCTTCGAGAAGCTCGCGACGACGCCGCTGTCCCGCGGGGAGTGGCTCGCCGCACACACCCTCGTCAACCTCGGCGTCATCGGCGCCGCCAGCCTGCTGATCCTCCTGCTGGTGGTGTCGCTGACGGGCGCCGGGGTCCCGCTGACCGTCGAGACGCTGTTGCTCGTCCCGTTCGTCGCGCTCGCCGTCGTGCTGTTCTGTGGATTCGGCGCGATCCTCGGCCGCGTGGCGGACTCTCAAGACGGCGTGATCGCGGCCTCGAACACCATCGCCCTGCCGTTGTTGTTCCTCTCGGACACGTTCCTCACACCGTCGCTGTTGCCCGACTGGTTCGGCACCGTGGAGTACCTCTCGCCGCTGACGTACTTCGCTCGCGGCGTGCGGACGCTGACGTTCGACCCCGCGGGGACGACGCTGTCGACACCGCCGCTGGGGACCGTCGGGAACCTCGCGGTGCTCGCGGCGCTGGCCGTCGTCTTCTTCGCCGTCGGTGCCGTCGCCGTCCCGCGGACGGAGTGA
- the udk gene encoding uridine kinase: MSSYPSFVVGIAGGTGAGKTTVSRLIAESVGESVTRIPIDNYYEDLSHMDLAEREQVNYDHPDAFEWDLLREQLEQLLAGQPVEMPQYDFEIHNRKDERETVEPTEVIILEGILSLYDDEINEMLDLRLYVETDADVRILRRIERDVIERGRDLEGVIDQYLSTVKPMHEQFIEPTKKAADLVIPEGANSVAINLLEEKLQAEVNGDATRTWERGALEREIDGVDDTTSFGDD, translated from the coding sequence ATGAGTTCGTACCCGTCGTTCGTCGTGGGGATCGCAGGGGGCACGGGCGCGGGGAAGACGACGGTGTCGCGACTGATCGCCGAGAGTGTCGGCGAGTCCGTCACCCGCATCCCGATCGACAACTACTACGAGGATCTCTCGCACATGGACCTCGCGGAGCGCGAGCAGGTCAACTACGACCACCCGGACGCCTTCGAGTGGGACCTGTTGCGCGAGCAGTTGGAGCAGTTGCTCGCCGGGCAGCCCGTCGAGATGCCACAGTACGACTTCGAGATCCACAACCGCAAGGACGAGCGCGAGACCGTCGAGCCGACGGAGGTGATCATCCTCGAGGGGATCCTCTCGCTGTACGACGACGAGATCAACGAGATGCTGGACCTGCGTCTGTACGTCGAGACGGACGCGGACGTACGCATCCTCCGGCGGATCGAACGTGACGTGATCGAGCGCGGCCGAGATCTGGAAGGTGTGATCGACCAGTACCTCTCGACGGTGAAACCGATGCACGAGCAGTTCATCGAGCCGACGAAGAAGGCCGCCGACCTCGTCATCCCGGAGGGCGCCAACAGCGTCGCGATCAACCTCTTGGAGGAGAAACTCCAGGCCGAGGTGAACGGCGACGCGACCCGAACCTGGGAACGCGGCGCGCTCGAACGCGAGATCGACGGCGTCGACGACACCACCTCCTTCGGCGACGACTGA